The Bombus fervidus isolate BK054 chromosome 17, iyBomFerv1, whole genome shotgun sequence DNA segment ATTTCGAAAGTTACATCTAACTTGGTTGAAGTTGATGGTAAAAGTGGAGAAAACGAAAGTACGGCGTTTCTTCTGCGATTACGTCAGCCGATCACGCTCGATCGAAATTGTGAAAAAGCGTTTCCTTCATCTTGACCATCAATGCGACAAAACTAGATGGCTAATGGCAAAGTAAGTTATCATAGACGGAAAAGGGTCGTCACTATCTCCCAAACTGTTATGTTCTTCCGTTTGCAGCATTAAACGAATCGAATTCTTGCTATAGGTGATGGACGCGTCGGTGAACAGAGTGCGAGTATTGACGAACGACAGTCTGGCGGCGTACACGAATCTCGCCTACGTTTATCTGAGCGACAATTTCATCCAGGAGATCCAGGAGGGAGCATTCGATAATCTGCGATACCTGAGGGTGATCGATCTGTCGACAAACGGTTGCGATACCCTTCCCAAGAGTCTCTTCCAGTTACCGTATCTCCAAAAGATTTATCTAGCGAAAAATAGACTGAGCGACGACCTATTCAAAAACATGGAAGCAAAGTCTCCGTTGATCTTCTTGCAGCTAGCGAAAAACAGGCTTAACAAAATACCACAGTTGGGTCCGCTCCCCACGCTGTTGCACCTGAACGTCTCGGGCAACAGCATTGCCTCTGTTTCTCCGGAGGATCTGGCTTCCTTCTGCTCTTTACAGATCCTTGACTTATCTAAAAATCCGATCAAATTCGACGCGAATAGCTGCGAGTGCCAGACGTTGAACGCGTGGCTGCGCATCCGTGGAATTCATTCGCGACCGGTCTACAATTGCACCGAAGAGTACGAAAGGGGATGCACGAAACCGGAGTTCAGCAATAGAACCACGGAACTGTACGAGCAGTGCTCGGAAATACAGCGGTTGAAAGCGGAGACGGAAAAGGCCAGGAACACGTGGATATTGATCGCCTGTTGCATCTCTGGCTTCCTCTTCTGTCTGTTCATTAGCTTGTTTTGTGTGCACAAGAGAAACAagcggaagaagaagaagctgaAGGAAGAGCAGAGGCTAAACGCAAACAACGCAAATACCGAGTTACTCAACAGTAATTTAAACCAACCGGAAAACACTTGAAACCTGGCCATAGCGTCCAGTTGTCAAGCAGAGGTACCTACGATCGATTCGATTCTATGTTCGATCGACGAAAAACGAACAAAATGAGAAACAGGAAGACGAGAAGCAGATGTTAGTTCGTCTGACCCTtagaacaaagaaaaagacatATGTCgaaaccatttttttttttttttatctttctaaaTGTACGCTGATATGTATAAGGTGTTACGTGAGACCTTGATCTTTCATGAATATGAGAGTATCCCGTAACAAGTGTGATCtaataaaaaacgaaagcGATGGCGAAAAATGTAGTAGGTAGAAAATGCGGAAGAAATTACTTTAGCGAGGCTTCGCGTTCAAGGAAACCGATACGAAAACTTGCTTCCAACGTATGTCGATTCGCCAACGTACACAAGTATTAAAACGGATGTTGCCTCTGCTCGTATTCTCACAGGATAACCTTGCGATAAGTTATACTATGGGAATATTAGGTTGCAGAAATTCGATCGAACGCACCGTGTATTTCTAGTATCAGTTTCCTGGAATCCGAACGCCTCGTTTCTATGAGTTTCATTCGGAATTTGCGAGATCGATTTGCCATCGGTTCGAAACAGCGAAGACGCGCCCCCATCGAAAGATTTCGAATATCGGACGGAGGAAGGGTAGAATTATTCAGAGGCACCCAAGTACTTAGCAATGTTCTTGCGATCATAGAAATGCGTTAAGTcgtgaaattaaattgtaacgCGTTTACAAGGACAAGAAATTCAGGTGAATTCCTACGCAAAATAAATAACCGTGCAATCTCGGATTATGATTCAAGTTTATGATTATGAATTTAATCGAAAACCGATATCACGAATTTCCGTCGTTTGTCCTGTTTCTACTACCTAACGCTAAACAACGACTCTGATCGTCGTACGCGATATCAAAATttcgatatacatacatacgtgttattattatcgtatagCTGAAGCTAATGAATGTTATACAATCATAAATCTGATACGTAAGTTTTTGGAAATGAGATTCGTAAAATTTGATAGAAGATGTGTTTTCAATTCAGACGCTTAATCGACGCCTTGATGatatatatactatgtatACGATGTAATTCTCATCACATGCGTCTTTTAAACGGACTTCGTTTCATCGCTTGAAAACGTAACGTCGCTGTGAACACACAGACAcacaatatatacttatatacaatcttatatacatacttatatTGTATGCACGAGcaaatacatacgtatgtatgtatgtatgtatagtcATGTTAAATATTGCgtttattgatatttaacgaagaaaatattttctattatttttacgttcgagttttcaaaagtatttatGTCTTTTTTAACCTCAAATATATTCACTATAAGCgaacatttaaatttaatataattttatgctTTTTACAAAAAGTGCCAAATGTCGTCAATGCATTGTGTATAAATTTCCTAGTTTCAAGTACGGCctacaaaggaaaaaaagtaaatgataaaaatgctATGTTATGTCCAGCTCTCTAATACCAGCTCTTCGTATTTGTACAATTTCCTTAGTTATTCTTTTTAACCGCATAAAATAGACCTGAACAATTACCTGAACACAAAGTTGTTGAACATTTCGAGTATTAGTAAACAACGACGAAGATGACGAAGAACTACGAATTGCGAAAAATCCGAGTTGATAGTATAAGATCAAATTTTGAACTAACAATAAGTAAGACACGAAGCTACAACCTGCCAAtcgataaatatcttttctataTGTATGTGTTAAGTATTTAAACTTAAATTATACTTGTAATACATTTCtattgaattttcttttactttcaaTACGTACGATGATATATTGTACAAAAGTGTTACCGACAGTTCgataaattatatgaaataaaacttaACTCCAGTCGACCATTGTTTTACCAGAAAAcctgaaattatttcattgagAAATTTTAGTTTTGCCTTTTGTTGTTCGCGTCAATGAACATTTTAAAAGATAACGTATCGATGAAATCTCTTTCTTGTCatttaatttatcgataaCAAGAACATTGGGTAATTAAATAGTCATTTAACTAAATAAAGTTTGTAAGTTAATTCTTAAATTAGAATCCTTCTGTTAGATGACTGCGGGTTTTATTCagtgtaatgaaaattttgaataggAGTTGAAACTAGCttcttttattatcgtttatttaatgttatttgGTTAATTTGATATAGTTATCGATCTGCTGGTTGATTATCTTgatgaaaatgtttttattcaGTTCTTACATCAAAGATGTGCTGTGTTGATAAGCAGATCCCTCTTTTCATTAGTCTGTCAAGAGATGCCGTCCTGATCGTCATTGCGAAGTAATACGgatatagaaaaagaaagatagaaatgTGTAGATATACGCAAAGATAACTACGGGGCGATATCACGTATTAGTTTAAGGTTAACCAATAACTCATGCGAGCGCAGGCGAGTAAAGCACAGTCAAGTAACGGCCTTCTATTTAAGTGGATGTTGCTAGTCATCCGACGAATTGTTGTGCAAGTGAAAAGTAATGGGACATTCGTATGCTGGAAAA contains these protein-coding regions:
- the Lapsyn gene encoding leucine-rich repeat activity-regulated protein at synapses isoform X1; translated protein: MRSDGTDQINKISEVPCRDVEREKWLLFLGRYTKRARITSVCFVSGLRGSFRARTSAQSAGRDASRQTAIRKERRRTTSELKAAENKERGMSAFLMNGLLMLCFVVATMRETMVLGFSGPTLVMDQDIPSRICKYSRGYSMIQVHCKNLGLEWIPPNLKTEIQVMDASVNRVRVLTNDSLAAYTNLAYVYLSDNFIQEIQEGAFDNLRYLRVIDLSTNGCDTLPKSLFQLPYLQKIYLAKNRLSDDLFKNMEAKSPLIFLQLAKNRLNKIPQLGPLPTLLHLNVSGNSIASVSPEDLASFCSLQILDLSKNPIKFDANSCECQTLNAWLRIRGIHSRPVYNCTEEYERGCTKPEFSNRTTELYEQCSEIQRLKAETEKARNTWILIACCISGFLFCLFISLFCVHKRNKRKKKKLKEEQRLNANNANTELLNSNLNQPENT
- the Lapsyn gene encoding leucine-rich repeat activity-regulated protein at synapses isoform X2, which codes for MQQFWNVRGGWSDGKTGMSAFLMNGLLMLCFVVATMRETMVLGFSGPTLVMDQDIPSRICKYSRGYSMIQVHCKNLGLEWIPPNLKTEIQVMDASVNRVRVLTNDSLAAYTNLAYVYLSDNFIQEIQEGAFDNLRYLRVIDLSTNGCDTLPKSLFQLPYLQKIYLAKNRLSDDLFKNMEAKSPLIFLQLAKNRLNKIPQLGPLPTLLHLNVSGNSIASVSPEDLASFCSLQILDLSKNPIKFDANSCECQTLNAWLRIRGIHSRPVYNCTEEYERGCTKPEFSNRTTELYEQCSEIQRLKAETEKARNTWILIACCISGFLFCLFISLFCVHKRNKRKKKKLKEEQRLNANNANTELLNSNLNQPENT
- the Lapsyn gene encoding leucine-rich repeat activity-regulated protein at synapses isoform X3 — encoded protein: MVVDKRMSAFLMNGLLMLCFVVATMRETMVLGFSGPTLVMDQDIPSRICKYSRGYSMIQVHCKNLGLEWIPPNLKTEIQVMDASVNRVRVLTNDSLAAYTNLAYVYLSDNFIQEIQEGAFDNLRYLRVIDLSTNGCDTLPKSLFQLPYLQKIYLAKNRLSDDLFKNMEAKSPLIFLQLAKNRLNKIPQLGPLPTLLHLNVSGNSIASVSPEDLASFCSLQILDLSKNPIKFDANSCECQTLNAWLRIRGIHSRPVYNCTEEYERGCTKPEFSNRTTELYEQCSEIQRLKAETEKARNTWILIACCISGFLFCLFISLFCVHKRNKRKKKKLKEEQRLNANNANTELLNSNLNQPENT
- the Lapsyn gene encoding leucine-rich repeat activity-regulated protein at synapses isoform X4 — its product is MSAFLMNGLLMLCFVVATMRETMVLGFSGPTLVMDQDIPSRICKYSRGYSMIQVHCKNLGLEWIPPNLKTEIQVMDASVNRVRVLTNDSLAAYTNLAYVYLSDNFIQEIQEGAFDNLRYLRVIDLSTNGCDTLPKSLFQLPYLQKIYLAKNRLSDDLFKNMEAKSPLIFLQLAKNRLNKIPQLGPLPTLLHLNVSGNSIASVSPEDLASFCSLQILDLSKNPIKFDANSCECQTLNAWLRIRGIHSRPVYNCTEEYERGCTKPEFSNRTTELYEQCSEIQRLKAETEKARNTWILIACCISGFLFCLFISLFCVHKRNKRKKKKLKEEQRLNANNANTELLNSNLNQPENT